From Micromonospora carbonacea:
GGCGAGGCTGTCACGTAGCTGCGCGATGCGTGGGGTTTCGTGTTCGCGTTCGGTGGCGAGGATGCGTAGGGCTTCGGCGAGGGCGATGGTGCCGGGGAGATTGATGGTGCCGGCCCTGAAGCCGTGCTCCTGGCTGCCGGCGTATTGGGGCCGTAAGGGCGTTCCGCGGCGGATGTAGAGGGCGCCGATGCCTTTGGGGCCGTAGATTTTGTGTGCGGAGATGGTGAGCAGGTCGACGCCGAGCCGGCTGACGTCGATGTCGAGTGCGCCGATGGCTTGGGCGGCGTCGGTGTGTAGTAGCACGTTGTGGCGGCGGGTGATGGCGGCTATGTCGGCGATTGGTTGGATGGTGCCGATTTCATTGTTGGCGTACATCACTGACACCAGAACGGTGTGCGGGGTGATGGCTACGGCGACGTCGGCTGGGTTCACGCGCCCATGGTGATCCACTGGGACGGTGGTGACGGAGTATCCCGCGCGGCTGAGGTGGTCGCAGGTGGCCAGAACCGACTGGTGCTCGATGGGGGTGGGGTCTGCTGCACCGATAGGTGACAGTTTCAGTCACGCGGCCTGACTGGCCGGTGGGGTCATGATGGTCTCGTACTCGATAGGGGTCAACCGGGACAGGGATCGTTGGCGTCGTCGGCGATGGTAGGTCCGTTCGATCCAGGTCACGATCGCGGTCCTGAGCTGCTGCCGGGTCGTCCAGGTTCGGCGGTCGAGGACGTTGTTCTGCAGCAGGCCGAAGAACGATTCCATGGCGGCGTTGTCGCCGGCGGCGCCGACTCTGCCCATCGACCCGGTCACGTCGTGCTGGTTTAGGGCGTGGACGAATTTTCGGCTGCGAAATTGCGACCCGCGGTCGGTGTGCAGCACGCAGCCGGCCACGTCACCACGGCGGGCTGCGGCGTTGTGCAACGCGGTGACGGCCAGGCGGGACTTCATCCGTGAGTCGATGGAGTAGCCGACGATCCGGTTCGACCACACGTCCTTGATCGCGCACAGGTAGAGCTTGCCCTCACCCGTGCGGTGCTCGGTGATGTCGGCCAGCCACAACCGGTTCGGGCCGTCGGCGGTGAAGTCTCGCTTGACGAGGTCGTCGTGAACCGGTGGACCGGCCTTGCCACCCTTGCCGGGCTTCCTGCGCTTGCTGAAGGCGCTCCACCAGCCGTTGTCCGAGCAGATCTTCCATCCGGTGCGCTCTGCCATCGGCTCTCCGGCGGCGCGGGCCTCATCGATCAGGAACCGGTAGCCGAACTCCGGGTCATCGCGGTGGGCGTCGACCAGGGCATTCGCGCGGTAAGCAGCGACGAGTTCGGCGTCGCGGACAGGCCGGGCGAGCCACCGGTAGTAGGGCTGACGAGCGATGTTCAGCACCCGGCACGTCACCGCGACGGGGATCCCGTCGGCGGCCAGCTCGCTCACGAGCGGGTAGAGCCTTTTCCCGGCAGATGCGCCTGCGACAAGTACGCCGCGGCCCGCCGCAGGACCTCGTTCTCCTGCTCCAACAACCGGATCCGCTTGCGGGCCTCGCGCAGCTCGGCTGACTCGCCACCGGTCGTGCCGGGCTTCGCGCCAGCATCAACGTCGGCTTGGCGCAGCCACTTGAACAACGTCATCGGGTGGACCCCGAAGTCCTTCGCGATCTGCTCGACCGTCACACCTGGCTCGCGGTCGCGGGCCACCCGCACGACGTCATCACGGAACTCACGAGGGTAAGGCTTGGGCACAGCGACATCCTTCCAGCCCGCCACCAGGGCAAGCCATCTCAGATGTCACCTACCGGTGCAGCAGACCCTCGCGAGCATCGACGACATCTACTACGGCCTAGCGCTACTACGCTCCGGCATGGCCCACGGCTGCATGATCGTCTCCGAGGCGATCGGGCAGGACGCCATCGAAGGACGCCTGCCCGGCGGCCCCGACTTCCGGCTTGTCGCCTTCGCCGAAGACTTCAACCCGATGCTCGAACTAGTCACCGGCGTGTTCGCCCGCAAAGGCGAACGACAGCAGTACGCACCCACGCATCCCCTCAACATGCTGTGGCACGCCTTCGCCGAAGAGACCCGATCAGCAAACTCGTGACCCCGCAGGAGAACTCACGTGCGCCTGGCATCAATCAACCTGAACAAGCGTCTCGGCAACCCCGCCGCCCGTGCCGAACTCACGGCCTGGCTATACCACCACCGTGTTGACGTGCTCATCGCCCAGGAACCGTGGAAGCCAATCCACCGGACACCGATCGATCTCGCCGGCTTCCGACCGGTCGCCGGAGACGGAGACCTGTTCTGCTGGATCGCCGAACGCTTCGCCACCCCACCTACCTCCCGGCCCGACCGCTTCGCCCAACGCCTCGAACTAGCCTGGCTCGTTATCTACAACACCTACCTCGATAGCGGGTCGACCACCACCCGTAGCAGTCAGCTCGACCAGCTACAGAAGATCATCACTGCCGAACAAGGACGCCCCACGATCGCCTGCGGCGACTTCAACATCGCCCCACGCCCGATAGACGGACTCCACAACGGCCAGGCCAGCACCTTCAACAACAGCACGGACCGGGCACCACTGTCCGCGCTGCTGGCAGACCTCAACCTCGTCGACAGCACCGCGACAGACCCGCCCCAATTCACCATCGAACGACAACACGCCGGGGCACCT
This genomic window contains:
- a CDS encoding cysteine desulfurase family protein — translated: MKLSPIGAADPTPIEHQSVLATCDHLSRAGYSVTTVPVDHHGRVNPADVAVAITPHTVLVSVMYANNEIGTIQPIADIAAITRRHNVLLHTDAAQAIGALDIDVSRLGVDLLTISAHKIYGPKGIGALYIRRGTPLRPQYAGSQEHGFRAGTINLPGTIALAEALRILATEREHETPRIAQLRDSLADRLLAALPHAHINGSPEHRLPGNLSLTIPGIDAADLIDALPDLAISNGSACASGHAKPSHVLTAIGLPDSDARATIRLSLGRETRESDIEHAAHRIGSSVATTPPPG
- a CDS encoding IS3 family transposase (programmed frameshift), translating into MPKPYPREFRDDVVRVARDREPGVTVEQIAKDFGVHPMTLFKWLRQADVDAGAKPGTTGGESAELREARKRIRLLEQENEVLRRAAAYLSQAHLPKRLYPLVSELAADGIPVAVTCRVLNIARQPYYRWLARPVRDAELVAAYRANALVDAHRDDPEFGYRFLIDEARAAGEPMAERTGWKICSDNGWWSAFSKRRKPGKGGKAGPPVHDDLVKRDFTADGPNRLWLADITEHRTGEGKLYLCAIKDVWSNRIVGYSIDSRMKSRLAVTALHNAAARRGDVAGCVLHTDRGSQFRSRKFVHALNQHDVTGSMGRVGAAGDNAAMESFFGLLQNNVLDRRTWTTRQQLRTAIVTWIERTYHRRRRQRSLSRLTPIEYETIMTPPASQAA